One window from the genome of Paramisgurnus dabryanus chromosome 22, PD_genome_1.1, whole genome shotgun sequence encodes:
- the LOC141281451 gene encoding myelin-associated glycoprotein-like — protein MSGLQIISFIIIISSVLLQTHSADGDVYSAVLPHTVTALTDSCVLIPCTFNISTFEKKLQNKTLSGIYGIWLKKRHDFNNDKSSVVFNSSQNIIQGFRHIEMIGNLTERNCSTVFYNIMMNHSDPYYFRLEMKPNVFAATFTTQHGSIDSSKTVRINVIDSPQPPELIFSPDVSNPVMEGTAVNLICSAEAPCPKRPPTLSWTNIPKSANIITQLQEKPDKTHSVFSSMTFNASYMDHRMNISCTATYPRNISNNTTVNSTVMLQVLCKNLQKFCMSFLNNLCWY, from the exons ATGTCTGGACTGCAGATCATCTCATTCATTATCATCATCAGCTCTGTGTTACTACAAACTCACTCAG CTGATGGTGATGTTTACTCAGCTGTACTTCCACACACAGTAACAGCTCTGACAGACTCTTGTGTGCTGATACCCTGCACATTCAATATCAGTACATTTGAGAAAAAACTGCAGAACAAAACACTTTCTGGGATTTATGGGATTTGGCTGAAAAAGAGACATGACTTCAATAATGACAAGAGTTCAGTAGTGTTTAACAGCAGTCAAAACATCATTCAAGGATTCAGACACATAGAGATGATTGGAAACCTCACTGAGAGAAACTGCAGCACTGTCTTCTATAACATCATGATGAATCATTCAGACCCGTATTACTTCAGACTAGAAATGAAGCCAAATGTGTTCGCAGCAACATTTACCACTCAACatggttcaattgattcaagCAAGACTGTGAGGATCAATGTCATAG ATTCACCACAACCTCCTGAGCTTATATTCAGTCCAGATGTGTCTAATCCTGTGATGGAGGGCACTGCAGTGAATCTGATCTGCTCTGCTGAAGCTCCCTGCCCCAAACGACCTCCTACATTATCCTGGACTAACATCCCCAAATCTGCCAACATTATAACACAGTTACAGGAGAAACCTGATAAAACTCATTCAGTGTTTTCCTCAATGACCTTCAATGCTTCATACATGGATCACAGGATGAACATCTCCTGCACTGCAACATATCCAAGAAACATCTCCAATAACACAACTGTGAACAGCACAGTAATGCTGCAAGTTCTGTGTAAGAATCTACAGAAGTTCTGCATGTCATTTCTTAACAATCTTTGTTGGTATTAA